CTCATGCAGCGAAACACCGCGGATAGGGAGCCGCGCACGGTGAAGAAAACGAAAAAACCTCCGGACCCTTTATAGAGCCCCGGAGGTTTTCGAGCGCGTGCTTGCTTGCGGTTCCGACTGTTCCGCGGTTACCCGAGCAGTCCGGCTTCCTTCAGGTTCAAATAGCTGACCGTGACCGTCTCGAACGGAGTCAGGTTGCGCACCTTATCCTGCTCGACCGTCATCCATTCCACGCCGCCTATCTCGCACGCCGCCTGGATCGAGCCCTTGATGTCGACGACGCCGGTGCCGACGGCCGTCCATTTGCCGACCTCGTCCGTCCCGTAGACGTCCTTCAGGTGGATCGCCGGAACGCGGCCCGCCATTTTCTTCAAAATATGCGCCGGCTGCGCGCCGCCGACCGCGATCCAGGCGACGTCAAGCCGGAAAAACACGTTCTTGGGATCGGTATACTCCGCCAGAAGGTCAAGCGCATATACGCCGTTAAACGTCGTTTTGAACTCGTGATCGTGGTTATGATAGCAAAATTTCAGTCCTTCGCGGGCCAGCCGCTCCCCCGCGGCGTTGTACAGCTCGGCGTCACGGAGCACCTCTTCCCGGGAGTTGCAGGTCGCCCACCACATCGTCACATGCGACGTTTCGAGCGCATGGGCGTCCGCAATGATCTTGTCGAGATCTTCCCGCAGCGCGTCCTTGCCGGCGCTGTGCGTCGCGACCCGCAGCCCGAGGTCGTGGAACCGCTTGACGTTTTCTTTGACGTCGCCCTGCAGCAAGTAATGCGCCCCTTCGATGCCCTCGTATCCGATTTCCGCGACCCGCTTCAGCGTGCCCCATAAATCCTGCTTCACTTCTTCATGAATGAGTCCGATCAGGCCGAGCTTCGGTCTTGTCATTTCGATTGTACCTCCTTTATTTTGTAAGCGGCGGAGTGCGCGAACGCCCCGTTCTCCAGCATCGTAATGAACGGATTGTCCGTCACGCCTTCAAGCGGCAGCGCCACGCGGGCATGACGGCGGACCGATTCGTAGAAGGCGAAAATAATTTCCGCCGCGCGCAGCGCCTTTTTGTAGGACAGCTCGGGCTCTTCGCCCGTTTCCAGGCAGTCGAGCGCATTGCGGACAAGCCCGATCATCTGCTCGCCGGGCTGCAGCTCGATAACGGGCGGCTTCCAGGACGGATCAGCGTACACGGCGGCTTGGCGGAATTCGCCGTCCCAGAATACCTCGATGAAGCCTTTCTCCCCGATGACCCGGACGCCGCCCCAGATGTCCATGTCCGGCCCGCCCAGCTGGATGTTGGCCCGCACGCCGTTCTCGAAGACGATGATGCCGGCCGCCACCGACTCGGAAGGCACGTTGAACCAGTTATACGTTTCGCTCGCGTCGACGGCGCCGAGCACCCATTTGGCCGGGCACTCGTTCATGAAGCTGAGCGCCTGGTCGAACGTATGCGTGCCGCAGTCGAGCAGATTGGGCGGCGAGAACAGGTCCATGCGCAGCAGCTTGCCGAACACCCCGTCGCCGATCATCTTCCGCACCGCCCGGTTGCCGGACGAGAAACGGCGCTGATGGGAGAACGTCAGCTGGCAGCCGGTCCTTTCCGCGATCCGCGCCAGCTCCTGGCAGTCGCCCCAGGTCGGCGCCATCGGTTTCTCCGACAGCAGCGCCTTGACGCCCGCTTCCGCGCAATCGCGAAAAACGGGGAGATGAAGCGGCGTCCACAGGCAGAGAATGACGACGTCCGGCCGTTCGTTGGCCAGCATCTCCTTATAATCGGTGTAGACAACACCCTCGAAGCCGAATTCGGTATTCAGGGCGGCGGCGGCTTCCGCATTGATATCGGACAGCGCGACCACTTCGCACCTCGCATCGGCTTTGACCCCGACCGCATGCTCGTGCGCGCGTCTGCCGCAGCCGATAAAGGCTACGCGGTATGTCTTGCTCATCGGTCACTCTCCTCTCGGCGTTAAAGCGTTTTCATTTAATGTTCGATAGAACGTCCGTCTATTTCAATTATTGAGAACGCACGCCAAAATAACAATGGAGCGAACCTTCAAAAAAATGGACTCGTTTGATTTTCCGGCCGTGCGGAGGAAGGATCCCGCTGCGAAATGAAAATAACCGCAGATGCTTGTGGCATCTGCGGCCGGTCGCGTATCCGCCATCAGGGACGGCGGATGCTTGCCGTTGCCGAGGGATGGGTTGTTTCCGTTCCCGTCATTGCATTAAGACGCGGACAATCCGTGCCGCGACTGAGTGGCGGCCCCTCCTATTCCGGGCTTTCCCGCTGCAGCTTCAGGTATTCCCGCAGCATGGCGAGCCGCCAGACGAGGATCATGCCGAAGGCAAGCACGAAGAACAGCGCGCCCGTCTGCGGAATCGTCACGTACCGCTCGATCTCCTCATGCAGCAGCAGCCGGAGCAGGATCAGGATCAAAATGATAAAAATAAACATTTTCGACCGCCGCAGCACGATTTCCCCGCCCGACCGCTCGAGCTTCGACGTGCGGATGAGCGGATAGGCCAGCAGCAGCGCGCCGACGGCGAAGGCGCCGAGCGCCCACAGCAGCGGAATGCGCATGAAAGGCGCAACAAACATCAGGAAGCCGGACGACATGCCGAGCGGCGGAATGATGATTTTGCGCAGATTGGTCGGCCGGTTCGACGCCCGAAGGCGCAGAAACGCCACGGCGAACCCGGATAAAATCGTCACGACCAGAGAACCGATATGGGTCAGATGAACGGTTGGCGGAAAAATGCTCACGCGGATTGCAGCTCCTTTTCAAGCGGCATAAGGCGTTTTCTTTTATCGTACCTATTTTCAAACCGCGTTGCAAATGTTTAATCCATGTTGCGGACGATCAAATACGCGATAAAGCCGAGCGGGCCCAAAATCAGGACGACGAGCGCCCACAGGCAGCCGATATTGCCGCCCCGCTTCTCCGACGCGTCGGCCCATACCCAGAACAAGCCTACAATCGATATCATCCACAGCAAAAGCACGAATCCCAAAGCTCCGACGCCTCCCCGCTGCAGTGCGTTCCTTCTAAACTACATGCCGCGGTCGGCCGACTTATGTCAAAATTGTGTCTGTGTTAAAATGTGTCTGTCGTCCAATCGGGACAAAAGGAATTGTAAGATCGGCGAAGGGAGTTCGAAAATGGAAGCGAGCACAAAAAAGCCGAGCGGACTGCTCCATGTTCACAAGATGAACGATCATTTCACGCTGACGCTGTATTCGGCATCCGGCGAGCTGGACGACTACGTCGAGCATTATTGGATCGTAAACTGGGATCTGCGCGGACGGGAGCCCTACCTGTCGGAAAATCTTCCTCATCCTTCGGTCCATCTCGTCGTGGAGCCGGGGGTATGCCGGGTTGTCGGGATCGTCAAGGAGAAATTTTCGTTCGAGCTGAGCGGCCGGGGCTTTGTATTCGGCGTCAAATTCCGGCCCGGCGCCTTTTACCCGCTAACGGGCGTCCCCGTCCGTTCGTTCACCGGACGGTCCATCGCGGCCGTGGAAGTCTTCGGCCCCGAAACGGCCGAGTGGGAAGCGGCGGTCCGCGCCGCCGAAAGCGACAGCGCACGGATCGCGCTTGCGGAACGATTTCTGCGCGGGCGCCTGCCCCGGGAACGCGATGAGACGGCCGGGCTCGTCAGGACGATCGTGGACGTCGTCGCGGCGGACCGCACGATTGCGACTGTGGATGCCGCGGCGCAGCGGTTCCGCCTGTCGACGCGCATGCTGCAGCGGATGTTCGGCAAATATGTGGGCATCTCGCCGAAGTGGGTTATCGGGCGCTACCGTCTGCTCGAAGCCGCCGACCGGCTCGCCGAAGGGCAGTCCGTCGATTGGGCGCAGCTTGCCGCCCGGCTCGGATATTACGATCAGAGCCACCTGATCAAGGATTTCAAAAGCATCGTGGGTCTCTCTCCCGAGGAATACATCCGCAAAAACACGAAAACCGGCCCCGGTTGAACGCCGGGCCGGCCATCGTATGCGTTTAATTTTTCATACCCTGCGCCAGCTCCACGAGTCTGCTCAGCGTGTTCCAGTTGCGAACCGTCGCCGGCACGCCGAGCTTCGGCAAATTGGCTGCGAGCTTGGCGTTGCGCACGCTCTGCCGGAACAGCAGATAGACGTCGCGGCCGGCAATCCGGTACTCGTCGTCTCCGTTGTCCGCGGCTGCAAGCTTGGCGATGCCGGACGCCGGAGGCGCCTCCGGCAGCAGCGCGGCATAAAGCGTCTCCGCGTCCGTATTGGCGGCGGCTTCCGCCAGCACTTCAGCCGTGAACGGGCAGCCGTGCGCGATCCCTTCCAGCTCCTCCGCCGTCCGCAGGACGGCCGTCAGCGAAATCCCGAATACCGCGGCGATCTGCCCCTCGATCCGGCTGCGCAGCGCGGCCTCCTCTTCTTCGGACTCGAACAAAATGTTGCCGCTCTGGATATACGTCGACACGCGGGCGAGTCCGATGTCCTCCAGCGCCGTTTTCAGCTCGGACATTTTGATTTTATTTTTGCCGCCGACGTTTATTCCGCGCAGCAGCGCGATCCAAATGCTCATTTTTCTCCCCGCCTTCGCTCAGGACCAGCCGAAATCGAGCGTACGGCCCGTTTCCACATACGATTTGAGGCTGCTCAGGATGATCGGCCAGCTTTCCTTCGTGCGCTCGTAGGAAGGGTGACCTTCCGGCCAGCGGTCGTTTACGAGCGTGACTTTCGTGCAGGCGCCCACCGTCTCAAGCGTCAGCGTCACCCTCGTTTCCAGCTCCGCGTGCCGCTCTTGATAAGAGGGTCCGGGATGCTCGGTGTAGCTCATCAGTCGATGCGGCTCATATTCGAGTACCGTCCCGTAGACGTGTACCGTTTCGTCCCCGTCATTGCCCGGCCCGACATATTGGTAAGGAGAGCCGGGTTGGAAGGTCGAATTCAGCACGCACCCGAAAAAGACTGCTTTCGTTCCTTCCGGCGAGACGAGCGCCCTCCATACGTCCTCAGGCTTCGCTCCGATATAAAGCACATACGTTAAAGCTTCCATAGCAGTCCACCATCCCTTCCGCATAATCGAGCTTGTACAAGCAAGTTTTCCCCATTATAGACGAAACGAACGACGGTGTATTGTAAAAACGCGACAATTCCCGTTGCCTTTTCGCATGCTTCCCCGGCATAATGTCCATAAAGGAGCTTGTCTTTTTATAAAGGAGGGGGATGCGGCGATGAGCGTTTTGTTCGATTTGCATCCCGGCGAGGCGCGCGTGCGCCGGCTGGGGGATGCCGACAGCAGGTTTGCCGATTTGGCCCGTCTTATCGGTCCGCTGTCCGTTCCGGCGCAGGCGGATGCCTTCGCGTTCCTGGTCCGGTCGCTGATCGGGCAGCAGCTTTCCGTAAAGGCGGCGGCGACGATCACGGGGCGCGTCCTGCAGCATTGCGGCGAATTGACGCCCGGCGTCGTGCTGGCCGTCCCCGAAGAAAATCTGCGCGCCGCGGGCGTATCGAAGCCGAAAATCGCCTATGTCAAAGGGCTCGCCGGGCTGACGGAGCGGCAGGAGCTCGATTTTGCGCGCTTCAGCGGCATGGACGACGCCGAAGCGGTCGCCGCCCTGACGACGGTGAAAGGGATCGGGCGCTGGACGGCCGAGATGTTTCTGATCTTCGTGCTCGGCCGGGAAAACGTGCTGTCGCTCGGAGATGCCGGACTGCGGCGCGCTGCCGCCTGGCTGTATAAAGATGCGCCCGGAGGGGAAGACGCCGCGCTCGATCGGCTCGGACGAACCTGGGAGCCGTACCGCAGCATCGCTTCGCTCTATCTGTGGGAGGCGATCAACCGCGGACATGTCGGAGCCGGCCCGTTCGGGCAATCGCCGGATGCCGCTGCGCGTTCGCGCGGCGGCGGAGGGGAGGGCCGCGCATGACCCCTTTCACGATGCGCGTGATCGAGATTATCCGGAGCATACCGGAAGGCGCCGTCATGACCTACGGTCAAATCGCCGAGCTCGCGGGAAGCCGCAGGGGAGCGCGGCAGGTCGTGCGCATCTTGCATTCCTCGAGCCGGAAATACGGCCTGCCATGGCACCGGGTCGTCAACAGCAAGGGCGAAATCGCCCTGCAGGACGAGGAAGGACGCAGGATGCAGGCGATGTATCTGCGAGACGAAGGCGTCCCCGTCGACGACCGGGGCCGCGTGGACCTGCCGGCCCGGCAGTACATTCCGGGGCCGGACTGAGACGGAAGCCGGGCGGCGGACGGTGAGCCGAATTCGGCTGTAAGTGCCGGGCGGCGGACGCAGGGCCCTATTCAGCTGAAAAGACCGGGCGGCGGACGGTAACCGCCCGCGCCCGGCCTTTCCGCTACTGCGCGGCCGCCTTCACGGCCGCCAGCCTCGCCCGGACGTCCGCCGGCAGCCCGAGCCGCAGCTCCAGCTCCTCCTTCTGCCGCAAGTGGTGGCGGAAATGCATCGCCACGAGGCGGTACCACTCCTGCGCATTCAGCCAGCCCAGGCGCGGATGCTCCATTTTCATATTCGGGTTCACATCCGCAATCTTGCCCGCCCACTCCTCCATCTTTACCTTCACCAGATCCAGCCCTGCCGCAAGCTCCTCCCTGCTCTCCGGATTTTTCGGCGTATACTGCGGCGAAGCCGGAACCTTGATTTTGACCGGCGGAAAGGCGTCCAGCCTGAATACCGCTTCGCCCGCCTCCGTCTTGCCGAGCGGCTGCTCCCGGTCCGCCGATGCGCAGGCCTCCGCATTCCGAAGCTGCATAAACAGGGACGCCCCGATCAGGTGGTGATACAGCTGGCCCAGCGACCAGTTATCCTCGCTCGCACCCGCCTGCAGCTGCTCCAGGGTATAATGCTCCAGATCGCTTTTGTACGCCTCAATCAATGCGTAAATGTCCATTCAAACCGCTCCTTTTTTCATAAGGTCTACAGGTTTCATTTTAACCGGGTACCACTGACACCTAACTGTCAGGGTTTACAGGTTTTTCTTATACTGTAACCTTGATGCCAGTGCCAAGGTACTGATTTATCTTATTCTGTAACCTTGACATCTCGGTGCCAAGGTTTACTGATTTATCTTACTCTGTAACCTTGACACCTCGGTGCCAAGGTTTACTGATTTATCTTACTCTGTAACCTTGACACCTCGGTGCCAAGGTTTACTGATTTATCTTACTCTGTAACCTTGACACCTCGGTGCCGAAGGTTACTGGTTGATCTCCTTGGTAACTTACCGTCAGTTGAAGGCGCAGACAAAAATCCGCCGAAATATTTTAAATATACGTTGACATGAATATTCCTTTAAGGGTATATTTAGAGCAAGACAAAGAAAACATTGTAAGAAGGAGGAGATTTCAAGGATGAAGCTTGTTATCCGAACTCTCCGATGAACAGGATCATGCTCGCCGTATTAGCCGAGCCAGCCCGGTTATCCATGCTCGAGCTGCTCCGCAGAGGCGGCCCGTTAACCGCGGGGGCAATGGCCTCTCGTCTCAGGCTGAACCGGACGCACGCTGCCAGGCATCTTCGCATTCTAAGACTTGCCGGAATCGTCGAAGCGCATTCGGCCGCCAACCGGCGCGTTTATAAGCTGAAGCCGCGAGCTTTAGGCATGCTCGGCGATTGGCTCGACCTTTTTCTTGCCGAAGGGGACGATCGATTGGACCGGCTGGACGATTACCTGCACGATCTGCAAAGACCCGCAGTGATTTTCGAAGCAGACCTGGCGAAGATTTCAAAACGATGGAAGTCATGACGATTGAGGAAAATTAAAAAATCGGAGGGTTCGTAAAATGAAAAAAATCGCGATTCCGTATTGGATGTTTACCGGGCTGCTGGCGGCGTTCATGTTCTCGGGTTCGATTCCGGATCTTCTCTCCACTCCCGATGCCGTCGAATTGTTTAACCAATTGGGGTATCCCGCTTATTTGCTCCCGTTTCTGGGCGTTGCCAAAATATTGGGCGTGATCGCGCTGTTCATCCCCGGATTTCCGCGGGTGAAGGAGTGGGTGTATGCCGGATTCGTCTACGATTTGGCGGGGGCGATGTATTCCACCTTGGCCAGCGGCGGGCCGGTCGGCGGATCGCTGTTCTTCCTGCTCGGGTTCGCGATGATAGCCGGCTCCTACATTTACCATCACAGAAGGCTGAAAGCCGCTTCATTCGGCGCCGGCGCCCGGGAGCTTCGCCTGCAGGCGGGAAATCCGAAATACGCCGAGTAATCTCGGAGATGTGTGAATAAAGCTTTCGCCCGTTCATACGCGAACGGGCGTTTTCGCTTTCGCATGACCGGACTTATTCCGGACTGCCGCTTACGATTGTCTTCACCCGGCCGACCTCGCCGCTCGTCAGCCTGACTTTGATGCCGTGCGGATGGGTAGGCGAATTCGTCAATAAATCTTTGACGACGCCGCGCGTCGTCTTCCCCGTCGGCTGATCCTTCTTCAGCACGATCTCGACAGTCTGGCCCGGCCGGACCTGGGAACGCACTCTTCCGTCCATGCTTGTTCACCCGCTTTCCATCTGATGTTCGCTTGCGTGCCGGCACGTGATGCCCGCTTCAGGCTTTCTTATAGCTTAAAAAAATACTGCGGTCAGCGCAACAAAACAACCATATTCCTCGTCTAACAAGAGAAGGAAATCCGCAACAGGGTAATAAGAAGATGAGGTGACTTTACATGAAAAAATGGGCAAACCTTGCACTCGCCGTTCTGCTGTCGGGCGCATTGCTTGGAGGCGTATCTTATATGCCGGGGCAAGCCTCCGCCGATACTGCGGTTACCGCCGGCTGCCGTGCCGACGACAACGGGCTGGATCTGAAGACCGTCGCCGATACCGGGAATCCGCATTTCCAGTCCGTCCAATTCCTGAGCGTCAACATCGGACGCGCCGCGGGCAACGGCTTTATGCTCGGGACCTCGGACGCCGGCTGCCATTGGCAGGCGATCAATAACGAAGGCAAATACGTCTTCACGCAGATGCAGTTCCTGACCAACAAACTGGGCTACGTGCTCGTGCAGACGGACCCGACCAAACCGGTCAATACGCTGCTCCGCACGGCCGACGGCGGTTCGACGTACAAATGGATTCCGACCGGCAATCATCCGTTCGGCCGCGTCCGCTTCTTCACGCAGGAGACCGGCTTCGGCTATACCTGGAACGGGGCGTATAAAACGACAAACGGCGGGCAGACGTGGACCAAGGTGCAGACGCCGGCCAACACCCGGTATACGCAGTTCATTACACCGACCAAGGGCTGGGCGGTCGTCTTCCTGGTCGGAGGCGGCTACCAGGTGCAGAAGACGACCGACGGCGGGCTTCACTGGACGAACACGCTGACCGTCAAAGCCGAGGACAGCTTCGGCGGTTCGATCTACGGTACGGACAGCGAAGACGTCTGGGTCGTCCTGCTTGGCGGCTCCGGCATGACGCAAACCTCGTATTCCGTCTTCCATACGACGAATGCGGGCGCGAGCTGGCAGCAGGTCATTTCGAACCCGACGGCGGGCGGCGGCCCGGCTCCGGGACCGAAGGCGAAGGCGGGGACGCTTGTCGGACCGA
This genomic window from Paenibacillus humicola contains:
- a CDS encoding DinB family protein, with the protein product MDIYALIEAYKSDLEHYTLEQLQAGASEDNWSLGQLYHHLIGASLFMQLRNAEACASADREQPLGKTEAGEAVFRLDAFPPVKIKVPASPQYTPKNPESREELAAGLDLVKVKMEEWAGKIADVNPNMKMEHPRLGWLNAQEWYRLVAMHFRHHLRQKEELELRLGLPADVRARLAAVKAAAQ
- a CDS encoding sugar phosphate isomerase/epimerase family protein; the encoded protein is MTRPKLGLIGLIHEEVKQDLWGTLKRVAEIGYEGIEGAHYLLQGDVKENVKRFHDLGLRVATHSAGKDALREDLDKIIADAHALETSHVTMWWATCNSREEVLRDAELYNAAGERLAREGLKFCYHNHDHEFKTTFNGVYALDLLAEYTDPKNVFFRLDVAWIAVGGAQPAHILKKMAGRVPAIHLKDVYGTDEVGKWTAVGTGVVDIKGSIQAACEIGGVEWMTVEQDKVRNLTPFETVTVSYLNLKEAGLLG
- a CDS encoding DUF1697 domain-containing protein encodes the protein MSIWIALLRGINVGGKNKIKMSELKTALEDIGLARVSTYIQSGNILFESEEEEAALRSRIEGQIAAVFGISLTAVLRTAEELEGIAHGCPFTAEVLAEAAANTDAETLYAALLPEAPPASGIAKLAAADNGDDEYRIAGRDVYLLFRQSVRNAKLAANLPKLGVPATVRNWNTLSRLVELAQGMKN
- a CDS encoding MGMT family protein; amino-acid sequence: MTPFTMRVIEIIRSIPEGAVMTYGQIAELAGSRRGARQVVRILHSSSRKYGLPWHRVVNSKGEIALQDEEGRRMQAMYLRDEGVPVDDRGRVDLPARQYIPGPD
- a CDS encoding Gfo/Idh/MocA family protein, which translates into the protein MSKTYRVAFIGCGRRAHEHAVGVKADARCEVVALSDINAEAAAALNTEFGFEGVVYTDYKEMLANERPDVVILCLWTPLHLPVFRDCAEAGVKALLSEKPMAPTWGDCQELARIAERTGCQLTFSHQRRFSSGNRAVRKMIGDGVFGKLLRMDLFSPPNLLDCGTHTFDQALSFMNECPAKWVLGAVDASETYNWFNVPSESVAAGIIVFENGVRANIQLGGPDMDIWGGVRVIGEKGFIEVFWDGEFRQAAVYADPSWKPPVIELQPGEQMIGLVRNALDCLETGEEPELSYKKALRAAEIIFAFYESVRRHARVALPLEGVTDNPFITMLENGAFAHSAAYKIKEVQSK
- a CDS encoding DNA-3-methyladenine glycosylase family protein, which encodes MSVLFDLHPGEARVRRLGDADSRFADLARLIGPLSVPAQADAFAFLVRSLIGQQLSVKAAATITGRVLQHCGELTPGVVLAVPEENLRAAGVSKPKIAYVKGLAGLTERQELDFARFSGMDDAEAVAALTTVKGIGRWTAEMFLIFVLGRENVLSLGDAGLRRAAAWLYKDAPGGEDAALDRLGRTWEPYRSIASLYLWEAINRGHVGAGPFGQSPDAAARSRGGGGEGRA
- a CDS encoding CcdC family protein, giving the protein MSIFPPTVHLTHIGSLVVTILSGFAVAFLRLRASNRPTNLRKIIIPPLGMSSGFLMFVAPFMRIPLLWALGAFAVGALLLAYPLIRTSKLERSGGEIVLRRSKMFIFIILILILLRLLLHEEIERYVTIPQTGALFFVLAFGMILVWRLAMLREYLKLQRESPE
- a CDS encoding YwbE family protein yields the protein MDGRVRSQVRPGQTVEIVLKKDQPTGKTTRGVVKDLLTNSPTHPHGIKVRLTSGEVGRVKTIVSGSPE
- a CDS encoding WD40/YVTN/BNR-like repeat-containing protein translates to MKKWANLALAVLLSGALLGGVSYMPGQASADTAVTAGCRADDNGLDLKTVADTGNPHFQSVQFLSVNIGRAAGNGFMLGTSDAGCHWQAINNEGKYVFTQMQFLTNKLGYVLVQTDPTKPVNTLLRTADGGSTYKWIPTGNHPFGRVRFFTQETGFGYTWNGAYKTTNGGQTWTKVQTPANTRYTQFITPTKGWAVVFLVGGGYQVQKTTDGGLHWTNTLTVKAEDSFGGSIYGTDSEDVWVVLLGGSGMTQTSYSVFHTTNAGASWQQVISNPTAGGGPAPGPKAKAGTLVGPTGRPDDMQVFGRSAAFLAAGSPGYEQTFFGHSVDDGKTWTNLSSVTGSDAKISFTSPNNGYLAVTDSLYPSVFGTTDGGKTWTKKFSLPTTP
- a CDS encoding SRPBCC family protein; translated protein: MEALTYVLYIGAKPEDVWRALVSPEGTKAVFFGCVLNSTFQPGSPYQYVGPGNDGDETVHVYGTVLEYEPHRLMSYTEHPGPSYQERHAELETRVTLTLETVGACTKVTLVNDRWPEGHPSYERTKESWPIILSSLKSYVETGRTLDFGWS
- a CDS encoding ArsR/SmtB family transcription factor, whose amino-acid sequence is MLAVLAEPARLSMLELLRRGGPLTAGAMASRLRLNRTHAARHLRILRLAGIVEAHSAANRRVYKLKPRALGMLGDWLDLFLAEGDDRLDRLDDYLHDLQRPAVIFEADLAKISKRWKS
- a CDS encoding helix-turn-helix domain-containing protein, which translates into the protein MEASTKKPSGLLHVHKMNDHFTLTLYSASGELDDYVEHYWIVNWDLRGREPYLSENLPHPSVHLVVEPGVCRVVGIVKEKFSFELSGRGFVFGVKFRPGAFYPLTGVPVRSFTGRSIAAVEVFGPETAEWEAAVRAAESDSARIALAERFLRGRLPRERDETAGLVRTIVDVVAADRTIATVDAAAQRFRLSTRMLQRMFGKYVGISPKWVIGRYRLLEAADRLAEGQSVDWAQLAARLGYYDQSHLIKDFKSIVGLSPEEYIRKNTKTGPG
- a CDS encoding DoxX family protein codes for the protein MKKIAIPYWMFTGLLAAFMFSGSIPDLLSTPDAVELFNQLGYPAYLLPFLGVAKILGVIALFIPGFPRVKEWVYAGFVYDLAGAMYSTLASGGPVGGSLFFLLGFAMIAGSYIYHHRRLKAASFGAGARELRLQAGNPKYAE